The genomic interval aacgacattttgttttattatttgtttattgatttaaaattaaagataaacaaaacatttttttttataaactcaaaaaaatgtttcattttataataacaaaaatcaatcaataaataacattaattAAAGATTCGCGccattttttcacattttagCGAGAGCTAATTTAAGCTACCgctaaatttgtataacttttATAAAACCATTGGAAATGTATCCTTTAATATAAGCTAGCCAAATGTTCCAAATATATTAACGGATCACTATTTATTTCAGTTACCAGCCATCAGCAGTAAAAGAGCCCAAGCCAACCATGGATCCGAACTCCAGTCCCTGGTCATACGCCTACAACCGCATTGTGCCCGCCAGTGCCGGAAGCTCCGGCGGAACAGCAGAGGACTTCCAGCATCCACACCTGGCCACCATTACGGCCGCCAGCATCGCCAGCTTCAATGCGGCGGCCGCCAGTGGTGGCAGCTTTGTGCCTCCATCACCAATTGGCAGCTACAACCCAGTATTCCAGCAGATCTACCATCATGCGGCGGCGGCCAGTGTCCAGCCGAAGCCCGCCCACTATGCCTCGTCGGCGGTGAGCACGCCGCAccgccagctgcagctgccaaGTTCGCTGGACAAGCAGCTCAGTTCGTTCCAGAACCAGGCGGCCGTGTCGGCGGCAGCGGCTGCTGTGGTCAACAATGTGGCCTCGAACTACTACGGGGAGAACTCCTCGTCGAGTGGAGCCTCACCATCGCCCACAACGGTGGCTCTGACCTCAACGTCGTTGACCTGGAACACGCCGAACATGATATCGAACACCTTTCTGGctatgcaacagcagcaggcgcagcagcaacagcaacaggcgcagcagcagcagcaacaggcccaacagcaacagcagcaggcgcaacagcaacagctcaATCTGGTGGCTGAAAAAGTGGTGAGTAGGATTCGTTTGTTTTACGTTCGGCTTTCAGATCACTCTACTATCAGTAAAACAGCTTCTGGGGAAGCGCACATACTTATTAAAACCCCGCAGGCTCTATCGCATTTATCGCATACTAACATAACATCCCTCCCAATCAACCCATCAAAGCATAGACTAAGCCTAGCCTCTCTATGTCGAATCAATCCCAAAACCAAACActttccgattccgattcaaTCTATGTACGGTGCGCTGTAGCAGATTAAGCaggaaaagcaattaaaagccTACAACGACCCGATTTACCTGAtccaactgcaacagcagcaacaacaacaggcagcggcgcagcagcaacagcagcagctccagcagcaactgcaacaggaGATCGCCGAGGCAGACACAGAACCGGACACCTATTACACCATTGATGGCCGGAAGGTCAAGGTGACGCGGAAGGATGGTCAGCCGTATCGGGCAACGATAGTAGACCAACAGGATGCCAGTCCGGTGCCGCTGGCAGTGCCAGTTCCGGCGGGATCCTATCCGGCGCAATATGCCAGTCCGGCGCTAAGCTCCGCAGATGGATCGCCCATCACGAATTTACATGCGGTGGACGTGGTCAGCACACCGCAGGCCCAGGTGATCGTCTACAAGACGGCGTCCCCTGTGCAGAGGCGGCAAGAAGCAGGCGCTGGATCGTCTGCTACTGCTACACCCACCACGGTGGCCTACTCATCTGTGATACAAAGCAccctgcagcaacagcaacagcagcagaaccTTTGCTGGACGAAGCTGGAGGACGATGGAGCGGGGCAGGAGGACATTAAGAAcgtgctgcagctgcaagtAAAACAGGAACAGCGACAGCTTGAATATGCCAGTGAGGCATCCTCAGTGGAcgctggcggtggtggcgaAAATCTAGTGTTCAACTTGCCGCCCGGGCTGGAGATCAAGCAAACCTTCTATCCCGCGGGCGTGGTCGATGgggagcaactgcagctgcaggagcaCAATCAGAACCAATCCCAGTCCTCCGGTCGGCGCCAACACGTGGTAGCCAACATGATCATGTCGCCGTCGGCGGGCAACTTAGCGTCACAGATTCAAGTAGTGCCAAAGGTTTGTAtgtcattttttttatttccgtttctatttgtttaatttgtttgtgttCTGCCTTTATTTGGGTTTAATTGCTTTCAATACTATTTCTTTTAAGCCTTTACCAACTTAGATAGACTAGTTTGGAAGATCTCTTATTCAGTTCACTGTCTACGCCTGTGTAcgctttttctctctctgaTTGGTTAAATAGTATGTTTTAATGTACATCATTGGCgagaaataaattttaattaacaaaacgTTACATTACAGCTAAATAGCTTAAATAAAAGGCACATTTAAATACAGAATTCCAAATATTTATCTTAATCAAGAAAATGTAGTATACTTAGTATTATTGTAGAGTACTAACTGGGAATTATAGAATTGATTGTTTGTTAAAACCTTGCTCTGTAgcttatgtttttttaaaaatatgcatGCCTTTAATTATTTCTTGTATTATGGTGGAAGCTATTTCTTTGGCCTTTTGTTATATGCTTAATTTGAAATTGTTCTGTTCCATCTAACAAAAACTGCTTCAAATACTGCTAACTAATTCTCTAATTTAAAGTCCTGTGGCCACTTTGAAACTGTGACGTTATGTTGTAATGGTATGATCCAATCTTAATGGGGGTAAACCCAAGCACCAACCGCGTTTGCAGCCCAGTTGTAAAGACCACATAAAATGCTCTGGGAGCAACCTGTTCTTTTTACCAGCCAGTGTACACGTTTACCAACTGTTTCTAATGTCCCAATGTCCAAGCTATCGATAGTGCGCTGTTTGCTTATAACCTTTGTTGATGCGGACTGTTCTAATCTTCATTCTTTCCACACTTGCTTACAGGAGGAGGTGAAGCCGCCGCCAAAACCAGCGAAGACTCCACGCAAGCGCCAACCGAAGAAAACGCTCATCCCCAGTAGCAGCGACTACGGCAATGTGCGCAGTCCCCAGGAACCGCAGCATCatcagttgcagcagcaacagcaacaacagcagcagcacaatcagcaacagcagcaacagaacaCGTACTACGACTTCAATAGCAAGTGGAATACTCCGCTAAAGACGGAAAACAATGCGGCGTCCGTTTCGCCAGCGGCCACAATCAACATACCCACATATCCTCAGCAgagccaacagcagcaacaccagcagcagcaagcgcagcaacaacagcagcaacacttgCCACAGCCTGCACACCTGCAGTCCTCGCAGGCCCAGTCACACTTGACCCAGTTGGCGCAATACTATCCAGCCTTCCCCCAGCCCATTGCCTCCCAGTACACTGCCTGcatgcagcaacagcaacagcagcagcagcaacaacaacaacagcagcagcagcaacagcaggcggCCTAtacacagcaacaacaccagcaaGCCTAtacacaacaacagcagcagcaggcgcagcagcaacgcCAGGAGAAGAGCGAGGCCACTCAACAGCAAGAGGAGGAGGCGAAcgcagctgcagcggcggcggcagcagcagcggccaGCAACAAGGTCATCGTGCCTAACATCGAAGAGGAACTGGACTTTTTGGCTGATGCCACAGCCACACCGAAGCAGGGCTATGCCAACTCCCTGTCCAGCAACGGTCGCGGCACCAACTCCTCCACGAATAACACAAACTTCGGCATACGTAATCCGAACAAAACTCCTTCCCCGGAGCCAACGAACTGCCCACCCAACTCGCATGCCTCCAACAATGGGCATGGTCATTCAGCGGTGACGCCAGCGACGCCTTCAAGCACCGGAGTCAGTGCATCCACGGCGTACAGCCCGGTTGCTCCGAAGCCTGTAAGCGTGGGCACGCTTATTGGGGAGAAGAAGACTCAGTTTATGGACAGCTATCTGAAGTTTCTGCAGGGCGAGCGGGACGACGATCCGCCGCCTGTCGTGAAACCATCGCGGAAGTTAAATTACCCACGAGCTCCGTACAAGCGGAAAGGCAAAGGTTCTGGAAGCGGTGATGAGCCCACAACCTCACAGGCCACACAGTCAGCGGGGGATGCCGTCCAGGCAGTAGATGGACTAGCAGGACTCGTCGGCGATGATGGGCATCGCATCAAAATACTCTCGCAGACGCAAATACTCCCCAAGAAGCGTCCGCACGCCCAAATGGTGGCTGCTGCAGCCGCGGCGGAGTCGGCACCTTCGTCGTCGGTGATCCAGCAGCCCGGGGATCAAACCTCCTTCCGGCCATacgcccagcagcaacagcaggcgcaacagcagcagcagcaatcgaTGAGCGGACAGCATTTTGTGCAGCAGCATTGCGCCCAACTGACAGCTGGAACGGGTCAAGGTATGTTACTTGACCAACAGCATAGTACCAATAAGCACTCCACTATCGCTACTTCCACGCCatgcaacaactacaacaacaacaacaatcaccACCACACGCCAGCCAGCGCGAATGCAACAGCGAATTCGAATTCAACAACGCCGACGCCAGCACCAGCGCCGAATCCTCATCATTTTATAAACCTGCTGTGGCCTTGGCAGCACTAGCGGCTGCCAGAAGCAGCCGCACCACTCACCCacgcagcaccaccaccacccacaccacaCGGACAGACAGCCAGACAGACAACCGACCACTAGACCCTTGGACGGTGTGTATATGTAAAAAACAACCATAATgacatcaaaaaaaaaaacaaggaaacCGCTAtcttttaaattgttaaaagagcaaacaaaaaaagaaaaaacaaaaggagaaTCCCATGAACAAAAGTATAAAGTATTTTTGAGATGAAATCGAGAAgaacaaatattattaattttcaaaaacccaaataaaccgtgtatttttattatttgtactTGTAAGACGGATCAGAATCCGGTGGCGATTCCGATCcaggtgctggtgctggtgttCCATGGCCGTGGGAgatggtgttgctggtgtGTTTGTTAGTTTGTTGTAGTtgatgttgtcgttgtggATCTCGTCCCGTTCCGTTCGTGCCACCCGGGGATTCCCCACGTCCAGTTCAATGTTGCTAACCCACTTTTGTGCTCTCCACAGACCCCTTGAGTGTGCCGCCGCGACGGGAGCAATGCTCCCGCAAGGCCAAGCAGAGCAGCATGCATGCCATGCTCATGAATTCCAGTTCTGTCGCCGGCGATGGTGGAGTAGTTGGCGAGCCGGATGAGTTCACCGACTCGGACACGGATCCTGTATGGACTCCGCAGGAGGAAGACGTAAGTGTTTCGCCTCCGGTCTCGAAAACCTCTGTCTCACAACCTGCTTATCACTCCTCACACGCAGAGCGATGATGGAAAGGGCTACGGGAAACGAAAGTTGGCTCGCCGGTCGAAGGGCACTCCTCGCAAGAACACCTATGACCATTCCTCAGACCtgcaacaaccacaacaacagcagcagcaacatcaccagcaactgcagcagatGCAGGtcaaccagcagcaccaccagcagcagcagcagcaacaggtgcAACAAATGGCGGGTGGCGAATCAAGCTATAACTCACAACAGAATATGTCCGGAGTGGCTGATGTGGGATATGCCAGCGCATCATCGGGCGCAGCTGCTAACTCGGAGAACTTTAAAGTAGGTTGATATACATACACTTTTTTACGATGAAGCCTAACACtcttatttttgtaaaattttagACGGGCGACTTTATAGTTTTGCGATCGGATCTCGTGAACGATTGGCCCACCATTTGGCAGGTGGActcaaagtgcattttgcaAAAGTACGAGCCTTTCCGCCAAAACGGAAAGACCTTCTATCGTAACATGTCAAAGGTGGGTGTAATGGGTCTCCACCATgagtatatattttgtaaattaatatatattttttgatttcagTACGCCTCTTGGAATCTCGAAACAAAGAAACTCTACCTCAAAGCACCGGTGCGCATTCAACTGCATTCACACACCGAGACAATTGTCGAGTTCATGCGATCAGAGCTGCTGGCCGACGATACCGAGCAGTTTATTGAGAAGATCATGGAAGACTATCTGTCCTATAGGGATAATTTTGAGATATATATTCAGACTATGATCTCTCAGGCCCTGGATCCAAGCTTCTTCTCAGAAATAACCCGGGAAAAGGGTAAGCTATATAGAACGAGAActgcttattaattattacGCACTTATTATCAATGCATTATCCATAGACGACTACTTTTTGGGCAGTGTTCGTGTGGTAGACAATATCATGGAAAATTGCAAGCGAAAGCTGCTGGCCATCACTCCTTGGACAAGGAGTACAATCTCCTCCATTGAGACTTGGCCCAAGTGCCATGTGTTCTCCGAATGGGAGCAAAACAATCTTACCCAGAAGAATTGCGCCGGTTGCCACCAGCCAGGCATCGCTGTGCGTTTCCTTCTCTTCGGAGAGCCGTATAATCCAAACACCATGCAGACTATTCCCGTTGATCCGCGTATCGCGTATGAAAAGGTAATGCTGAGAAAATAGTTATATTATAAGTCTATTTAACATTTATAACATGAACGCTATTTTGCTCCTGCAGGACATTGTCTTATGCCGCATCTGTGCCGCTCGTGCAGATCTCTTTCACAAGATTGCACACGAAAAGTTTAATCTGTTCATCAACTGTTCGCAGCGAGTAaccgagcagcagcaacagttccCAGGAAAGACATCAACAGAGATATTGAATGATCTGCTGGCCGAACACAACTGGATCGACGAAGTATAACTCGAGATTACCTACATTTGCTTCTGATGTacttatataaattattttcagctGTTCCGCAACATGCGCAACTGCTGGGCTGAGGTGGAGAGTCTGGAGAGGCAGAAGCGCTTCCGGGAGGTCATGCAGTAAAGCCATTCTTACTAGGAGCCATTGTCAGGAAAGTCTGCTAATTGCGTATCCAAGTGCTGGACATTAGGACATGAAACGCCAAGCCCCACGTATTGCTGCAATAAACTCAATGAgttgttattttattatataccAGAAGACACGCAAAAGCTTAGTTTTAGTGCAAGACACATATTGTACTGTGTAGGCCTTTAGTTTAAGATAAAGTCTATTCTCGGACTATGCAAGTGCATGCCATGTAAATAGCTATACAAATAGCTATAGCCGCGCATTAtatcatacatatatgtatggaaTTAAAAGTACTAAAAAAACAAGTAGTACTGTCCCTATTAAATAGAAACACAATATTTCTGTTGCGTTGAAATTGGTAAAATATTCTTTTTGctaaatttcaaaataagaTTGATTTTGTAGCATTTCTTAAGAAGATTATTTACCTTAAATTCCCGCAAACAATCAAATTGTGTTTTGCTACCGAATGTGGTAGGGAATGCATTATCATCACTATACTTACTAATTGTACATATTTAGTTTAAACCTTAGTTACACAAACCCAGTTGCAGACATTTAGGTAACATTATTTGTTATACggattttaatttaagttgTGAATTCGTAGAATCCCCGAATAAATATGAAAGAACCACATATGTATACTGGCAAAAGCTTTAGTTTTGCCTCGCTTAAAAGTCACCTTATTTACACGCTGAACTTCTAtggaaaatgatttatttattttattatttataatactTTAGAACTTTGCTCGGAGTTCATTTTAAATAGTGTCTCTGTCatgttatattttataagaTCCTCAACGATGCCAGTAATTCGCCGCTTGAAAATTGGTAAAGTCCGGGCATTGAGCATTTCGTATTCTTCAATTAGCTCCTTATACTTGGGTTCATCAGAAGATGTCGAAAGATTCTGGATGGCCTCGGACACAGTATCGATATCAATTACTTCGTTGGCGTTGGAAATAAAAAAGGGTAGCGAAAATGCGCCCATTATCAAACCGTAAACACCGAAAAGCTGCAATTGCCGATTGAAGACACTGCGTGGATATATGTCCTCGAGCGAAAGATTACACGATGCCAATTTCAGGTGCAGCGTGTTGTAGTAAGCTTCCATAAAGGCGGGGAAGTGCTCGTCCCGCAATTCTTTCTCCGTGCAGGCAAATAGGTAATGGACTATGTCGAGAACGGGCGGTGCATACCGTGACATTTGAAAGTCGATGAGCTTGGCCTCCACAGGTTGATCAGAATTAGGCTGAGGAACATCAATAGTTATCAAAAGAAtccaacaaaaattgtttttataattcaGGTAGGTGACTTATGTCGGAGAAGTACTACGAATTAAAAGGAATTGTTACCTCGTGCCTGTAGAGAATATTATTATTCCAGAAGTCACCATGACAGATAACAGCATGTGGTGCCTGTGCGTTTCCGTCCACACAGTAAAGAGCCAAGGATTTTAACTGCTGTTCGCACAATTGCAGGACTTCCTGGACCGCAGCCACTTGGTCTCCATCGGATTCACTCAGGATGTTTCTCGCCCTTCGCAACTGTACCTTTCCAAACTCAATAGTGACTTCCTCAATTTCGGGTGTAAAGAGGTTATCCTTCTTCACGAACTCCACTAGCTTCTTGAACTGTACGGAATCGGTCCGCTGCAGAATGAATGAGCACGCATGTAGCTCCGCTAAAGCTTTCAGGGAGCAGATCACGATGTCGTAGGTAGGCATAATACTGCGCGAATTGGGAAGAAATCCGCTTTCAGATAGGTCCTCGAATATCAAGAACTCATCGGGAGCTTTTAAGCAATAGGCCTGTAGGGCCGGCGGCACGGTGAACGTGTTCGGATCTTGTGATAGCTCCCGAAAAACGGGGAATACCTCCTGGTACATAAAAACCTCGCGAGCATAGTACTCCACGACATGCATGTGGGACCTTCGGGCCTCGTTTCTAGGCGCCATTTTGACCACCACGGTTGCTGCGTCCGCGATCGTGGGCCAACTCACTCGGAGAACCTGTCCGTAGGCATTCTCCCCAACTCCGGCCATCGGTTGCGAGACCATAGGTGTGCCATGGCGTTGGTAGAGCTCCAAAAGGACTCGGGTAACGGCGTCGGAAAGCTCGTTCTCGCTCATTTTGTTACCTGTTGTGAAGCTTCGTCAATGAATCTATCTTGCCAACTGAACTACTGCAGCGGTTGATACTGCTTTTATAGTTCGTCGGCCGAAAAGCTCCACACTAGTTGCGCTGCATTGAGGGTGGTGGTGATGTGAGAAACCACGTGACCAGGTGGCGAATGGTCAAGTGCTGGGCATCCTTCTTGATTCGAAACTGTAGAATTTTTATAGATACTAAggttaattttttgtattggtcgaaatatttgtaaaacaaaTCTTTACTAATATTAGATTCATTCTTAGataatgtatgtacataggtaTCAGATATAAAATATGTGCGATTTTAATAAACTCATCTTGTTATCAACACTTATTTCATTAAGGGCAGATCAGTAAATTACTAAAATCAACGAATGAAACGAATGATTTATATATAaggtttttgaaaataaaaatttttttccttCATCCTTACAAACAATTTCGTTATATAAGAGCATTTccaacaaaccgccaaaaataCGTAATCGTTAAAAGGCAACGAACTTTAGGGGGAACTTTTTGTACTCTTGTTCCCCAAAAGGTTTGGtagtttaattgaaatcataACCGAAATATTTGTAGAGATTTCACTAGTTATTTACTAGTGTTGTAATCTAAGATACATATAACTAAAAAGTTGCAAATATTTAGCTTCGAAATAGGTTTTTCGGTTTCGCTGCACTGCAATACCAATATGTACCCGGAATTAATctcctttttatttgtaaagCCCCAACAATGCCCTCAATCCTGAAGGTTTGCACAAAATATGTAAGCCAATCGATCGATAGAAACGAAATGCACTATTCCTATTGTGCGCTATATTCAGATCCAACGTCAGTAGTTTCGGTCGTTGACCCAACTCAAGGCCATCGCTAATGCGAACATACACTCAGGGGACTTTCTCGTATATGCAAGCTATTGTACTAGCAAGTAGTTAGAAAAGCATGCGATTGAGGAAGACAAAGTCAA from Drosophila yakuba strain Tai18E2 chromosome 3L, Prin_Dyak_Tai18E2_2.1, whole genome shotgun sequence carries:
- the LOC6534831 gene encoding probable serine/threonine-protein kinase yakA isoform X3 → MDPNSSPWSYAYNRIVPASAGSSGGTAEDFQHPHLATITAASIASFNAAAASGGSFVPPSPIGSYNPVFQQIYHHAAAASVQPKPAHYASSAVSTPHRQLQLPSSLDKQLSSFQNQAAVSAAAAAVVNNVASNYYGENSSSSGASPSPTTVALTSTSLTWNTPNMISNTFLAMQQQQAQQQQQQAQQQQQQAQQQQQQAQQQQLNLVAEKVEEVKPPPKPAKTPRKRQPKKTLIPSSSDYGNVRSPQEPQHHQLQQQQQQQQQHNQQQQQQNTYYDFNSKWNTPLKTENNAASVSPAATINIPTYPQQSQQQQHQQQQAQQQQQQHLPQPAHLQSSQAQSHLTQLAQYYPAFPQPIASQYTACMQQQQQQQQQQQQQQQQQQQAAYTQQQHQQAYTQQQQQQAQQQRQEKSEATQQQEEEANAAAAAAAAAAASNKVIVPNIEEELDFLADATATPKQGYANSLSSNGRGTNSSTNNTNFGIRNPNKTPSPEPTNCPPNSHASNNGHGHSAVTPATPSSTGVSASTAYSPVAPKPVSVGTLIGEKKTQFMDSYLKFLQGERDDDPPPVVKPSRKLNYPRAPYKRKGKGSGSGDEPTTSQATQSAGDAVQAVDGLAGLVGDDGHRIKILSQTQILPKKRPHAQMVAAAAAAESAPSSSVIQQPGDQTSFRPYAQQQQQAQQQQQQSMSGQHFVQQHCAQLTAGTGQDPLSVPPRREQCSRKAKQSSMHAMLMNSSSVAGDGGVVGEPDEFTDSDTDPVWTPQEEDSDDGKGYGKRKLARRSKGTPRKNTYDHSSDLQQPQQQQQQHHQQLQQMQVNQQHHQQQQQQQVQQMAGGESSYNSQQNMSGVADVGYASASSGAAANSENFKTGDFIVLRSDLVNDWPTIWQVDSKCILQKYEPFRQNGKTFYRNMSKYASWNLETKKLYLKAPVRIQLHSHTETIVEFMRSELLADDTEQFIEKIMEDYLSYRDNFEIYIQTMISQALDPSFFSEITREKDDYFLGSVRVVDNIMENCKRKLLAITPWTRSTISSIETWPKCHVFSEWEQNNLTQKNCAGCHQPGIAVRFLLFGEPYNPNTMQTIPVDPRIAYEKDIVLCRICAARADLFHKIAHEKFNLFINCSQRVTEQQQQFPGKTSTEILNDLLAEHNWIDELFRNMRNCWAEVESLERQKRFREVMQ
- the LOC6534831 gene encoding probable serine/threonine-protein kinase yakA isoform X2, encoding MDPNSSPWSYAYNRIVPASAGSSGGTAEDFQHPHLATITAASIASFNAAAASGGSFVPPSPIGSYNPVFQQIYHHAAAASVQPKPAHYASSAVSTPHRQLQLPSSLDKQLSSFQNQAAVSAAAAAVVNNVASNYYGENSSSSGASPSPTTVALTSTSLTWNTPNMISNTFLAMQQQQAQQQQQQAQQQQQQAQQQQQQAQQQQLNLVAEKVIKQEKQLKAYNDPIYLIQLQQQQQQQAAAQQQQQQLQQQLQQEIAEADTEPDTYYTIDGRKVKVTRKDGQPYRATIVDQQDASPVPLAVPVPAGSYPAQYASPALSSADGSPITNLHAVDVVSTPQAQVIVYKTASPVQRRQEAGAGSSATATPTTVAYSSVIQSTLQQQQQQQNLCWTKLEDDGAGQEDIKNVLQLQVKQEQRQLEYASEASSVDAGGGGENLVFNLPPGLEIKQTFYPAGVVDGEQLQLQEHNQNQSQSSGRRQHVVANMIMSPSAGNLASQIQVVPKEEVKPPPKPAKTPRKRQPKKTLIPSSSDYGNVRSPQEPQHHQLQQQQQQQQQHNQQQQQQNTYYDFNSKWNTPLKTENNAASVSPAATINIPTYPQQSQQQQHQQQQAQQQQQQHLPQPAHLQSSQAQSHLTQLAQYYPAFPQPIASQYTACMQQQQQQQQQQQQQQQQQQQAAYTQQQHQQAYTQQQQQQAQQQRQEKSEATQQQEEEANAAAAAAAAAAASNKVIVPNIEEELDFLADATATPKQGYANSLSSNGRGTNSSTNNTNFGIRNPNKTPSPEPTNCPPNSHASNNGHGHSAVTPATPSSTGVSASTAYSPVAPKPVSVGTLIGEKKTQFMDSYLKFLQGERDDDPPPVVKPSRKLNYPRAPYKRKGKGSGSGDEPTTSQATQSAGDAVQAVDGLAGLVGDDGHRIKILSQTQILPKKRPHAQMVAAAAAAESAPSSSVIQQPGDQTSFRPYAQQQQQAQQQQQQSMSGQHFVQQHCAQLTAGTGQDPLSVPPRREQCSRKAKQSSMHAMLMNSSSVAGDGGVVGEPDEFTDSDTDPVWTPQEEDSDDGKGYGKRKLARRSKGTPRKNTYDHSSDLQQPQQQQQQHHQQLQQMQVNQQHHQQQQQQQVQQMAGGESSYNSQQNMSGVADVGYASASSGAAANSENFKTGDFIVLRSDLVNDWPTIWQVDSKCILQKYEPFRQNGKTFYRNMSKYASWNLETKKLYLKAPVRIQLHSHTETIVEFMRSELLADDTEQFIEKIMEDYLSYRDNFEIYIQTMISQALDPSFFSEITREKDDYFLGSVRVVDNIMENCKRKLLAITPWTRSTISSIETWPKCHVFSEWEQNNLTQKNCAGCHQPGIAVRFLLFGEPYNPNTMQTIPVDPRIAYEKDIVLCRICAARADLFHKIAHEKFNLFINCSQRVTEQQQQFPGKTSTEILNDLLAEHNWIDELFRNMRNCWAEVESLERQKRFREVMQ
- the LOC6534831 gene encoding putative uncharacterized protein DDB_G0271606 isoform X1, whose product is MDPNSSPWSYAYNRIVPASAGSSGGTAEDFQHPHLATITAASIASFNAAAASGGSFVPPSPIGSYNPVFQQIYHHAAAASVQPKPAHYASSAVSTPHRQLQLPSSLDKQLSSFQNQAAVSAAAAAVVNNVASNYYGENSSSSGASPSPTTVALTSTSLTWNTPNMISNTFLAMQQQQAQQQQQQAQQQQQQAQQQQQQAQQQQLNLVAEKVQIKQEKQLKAYNDPIYLIQLQQQQQQQAAAQQQQQQLQQQLQQEIAEADTEPDTYYTIDGRKVKVTRKDGQPYRATIVDQQDASPVPLAVPVPAGSYPAQYASPALSSADGSPITNLHAVDVVSTPQAQVIVYKTASPVQRRQEAGAGSSATATPTTVAYSSVIQSTLQQQQQQQNLCWTKLEDDGAGQEDIKNVLQLQVKQEQRQLEYASEASSVDAGGGGENLVFNLPPGLEIKQTFYPAGVVDGEQLQLQEHNQNQSQSSGRRQHVVANMIMSPSAGNLASQIQVVPKEEVKPPPKPAKTPRKRQPKKTLIPSSSDYGNVRSPQEPQHHQLQQQQQQQQQHNQQQQQQNTYYDFNSKWNTPLKTENNAASVSPAATINIPTYPQQSQQQQHQQQQAQQQQQQHLPQPAHLQSSQAQSHLTQLAQYYPAFPQPIASQYTACMQQQQQQQQQQQQQQQQQQQAAYTQQQHQQAYTQQQQQQAQQQRQEKSEATQQQEEEANAAAAAAAAAAASNKVIVPNIEEELDFLADATATPKQGYANSLSSNGRGTNSSTNNTNFGIRNPNKTPSPEPTNCPPNSHASNNGHGHSAVTPATPSSTGVSASTAYSPVAPKPVSVGTLIGEKKTQFMDSYLKFLQGERDDDPPPVVKPSRKLNYPRAPYKRKGKGSGSGDEPTTSQATQSAGDAVQAVDGLAGLVGDDGHRIKILSQTQILPKKRPHAQMVAAAAAAESAPSSSVIQQPGDQTSFRPYAQQQQQAQQQQQQSMSGQHFVQQHCAQLTAGTGQDPLSVPPRREQCSRKAKQSSMHAMLMNSSSVAGDGGVVGEPDEFTDSDTDPVWTPQEEDSDDGKGYGKRKLARRSKGTPRKNTYDHSSDLQQPQQQQQQHHQQLQQMQVNQQHHQQQQQQQVQQMAGGESSYNSQQNMSGVADVGYASASSGAAANSENFKTGDFIVLRSDLVNDWPTIWQVDSKCILQKYEPFRQNGKTFYRNMSKYASWNLETKKLYLKAPVRIQLHSHTETIVEFMRSELLADDTEQFIEKIMEDYLSYRDNFEIYIQTMISQALDPSFFSEITREKDDYFLGSVRVVDNIMENCKRKLLAITPWTRSTISSIETWPKCHVFSEWEQNNLTQKNCAGCHQPGIAVRFLLFGEPYNPNTMQTIPVDPRIAYEKDIVLCRICAARADLFHKIAHEKFNLFINCSQRVTEQQQQFPGKTSTEILNDLLAEHNWIDELFRNMRNCWAEVESLERQKRFREVMQ
- the LOC6534831 gene encoding probable serine/threonine-protein kinase yakA isoform X4, which encodes MDPNSSPWSYAYNRIVPASAGSSGGTAEDFQHPHLATITAASIASFNAAAASGGSFVPPSPIGSYNPVFQQIYHHAAAASVQPKPAHYASSAVSTPHRQLQLPSSLDKQLSSFQNQAAVSAAAAAVVNNVASNYYGENSSSSGASPSPTTVALTSTSLTWNTPNMISNTFLAMQQQQAQQQQQQAQQQQQQAQQQQQQAQQQQLNLVAEKVQIKQEKQLKAYNDPIYLIQLQQQQQQQAAAQQQQQQLQQQLQQEIAEADTEPDTYYTIDGRKVKVTRKDGQPYRATIVDQQDASPVPLAVPVPAGSYPAQYASPALSSADGSPITNLHAVDVVSTPQAQVIVYKTASPVQRRQEAGAGSSATATPTTVAYSSVIQSTLQQQQQQQNLCWTKLEDDGAGQEDIKNVLQLQVKQEQRQLEYASEASSVDAGGGGENLVFNLPPGLEIKQTFYPAGVVDGEQLQLQEHNQNQSQSSGRRQHVVANMIMSPSAGNLASQIQVVPKEEVKPPPKPAKTPRKRQPKKTLIPSSSDYGNVRSPQEPQHHQLQQQQQQQQQHNQQQQQQNTYYDFNSKWNTPLKTENNAASVSPAATINIPTYPQQSQQQQHQQQQAQQQQQQHLPQPAHLQSSQAQSHLTQLAQYYPAFPQPIASQYTACMQQQQQQQQQQQQQQQQQQQAAYTQQQHQQAYTQQQQQQAQQQRQEKSEATQQQEEEANAAAAAAAAAAASNKVIVPNIEEELDFLADATATPKQGYANSLSSNGRGTNSSTNNTNFGIRNPNKTPSPEPTNCPPNSHASNNGHGHSAVTPATPSSTGVSASTAYSPVAPKPVSVGTLIGEKKTQFMDSYLKFLQGERDDDPPPVVKPSRKLNYPRAPYKRKGKGSGSGDEPTTSQATQSAGDAVQAVDGLAGLVGDDGHRIKILSQTQILPKKRPHAQMVAAAAAAESAPSSSVIQQPGDQTSFRPYAQQQQQAQQQQQQSMSGQHFVQQHCAQLTAGTGQASANATANSNSTTPTPAPAPNPHHFINLLWPWQH